Proteins from a genomic interval of Arvicola amphibius chromosome 10, mArvAmp1.2, whole genome shotgun sequence:
- the Hic2 gene encoding hypermethylated in cancer 2 protein produces MVSGPLALRWCPWAGRRDMGPDMELPSHSKQLLLQLNQQRTKGFLCDVIIMVENSIFRAHKNVLAASSIYFKSLVLHDNLINLDTDMVSSTVFQQILDFIYTGKLLPSDQPSEPNFSTLLTAASYLQLPELAALCRRKLKRAGKPFGPGRVGAAGMGRPTRSQRLSTASVIQARYPGLVDGRKGHPVPQEVPQAKGSDDELFLGSSTQESTHGLGLGGCPTGGEVGLGGCSNSTSGSSGGCEQELGLDLSKKSPPLPPTTPGPHLTPEDPAQLSDSQHDSPAPTSASTLPVGNSASYVELGPPPDEPMDLEGAEENHVSLLEGQGGQPRKSLRHSARKKDWNKKESVSGSPFDRRETGTKGPNPGEEGEGLGDRVPNGILASSVGGSGPSGSYGEPPYPCKEEEENGKDGSEDSGQSGSEGGSGHTGAHYVYRQEGYETVSYGDNLYVCIPCAKGFPSSEQLNAHVETHTEEELFIKEEGAYETGSGGAEEEAEDLSTPSAAYAAEPRPFKCSVCEKTYKDPATLRQHEKTHWLTRPFPCNICGKMFTQRGTMTRHMRSHLGLKPFACDECGMRFTRQYRLTEHMRVHSGEKPYECQLCGGKFTQQRNLISHLRMHTSPS; encoded by the exons ATGGTTTCTGGGCCCCTGGCACTCCG GTGGTGCCCGTGGGCAGGGCGCAGGGACATGGGGCCAGACATGGAGCTGCCCAGCCATTCAAAacagctcctgctgcagctgaACCAGCAGAGGACCAAGGGCTTCCTGTGTGATGTCATCATTATGGTGGAGAACTCTATCTTCCGGGCCCACAAGAATGTCCTGGCTGCTAGTAGCATCTACTTCAAGTCCCTGGTCCTGCATGATAACCTCATCAACCTAGATACAGATATGGTTAGTTCCACCGTGTTCCAGCAGATACTGGACTTCATCTACACGGGCAAGCTGCTGCCCAGTGACCAGCCATCTGAGCCCAACTTCAGCACTCTCCTCACTGCCGCCAGCTACCTCCAGCTGCCTGAGTTGGCAGCCCTCTGCCGCCGCAAACTGAAGCGAGCTGGCAAGCCCTTTGGCCCCGGCCGAGTGGGTGCTGCTGGTATGGGGCGACCAACCCGTAGTCAGCGGCTGTCCACAGCATCTGTCATCCAGGCTCGGTATCCAGGGCTTGTAGATGGGCGCAAAGGACACCCTGTTCCCCAAGAGGTCCCTCAGGCCAAAGGATCAGATGATGAGCTTTTTCTGGGCAGCTCTACCCAGGAGAGCACACATGGCCTGGGCCTGGGGGGCTGCCCAACTGGTGGGGAGGTGGGCTTGGGGGGCTGCAGCAACAGCACCAGTGGGAGCAGTGGGGGCTGTGAGCAGGAACTGGGTCTGGACCTGTCCAAGAAGAGCCCTCCCTTACCTCCTACAACCCCTGGCCCCCACCTTACTCCTGAGGACCCTGCCCAGCTGAGTGACAGCCAGCATGACTCACCTGCACCCACTTCAGCCTCCACCCTGCCTGTTGGCAACAGTGCCTCATATGTTGAGCTGGGGCCCCCTCCTGATGAGCCCATGGATCTGGAAGGGGCTGAAGAAAACCACGTGAGTCTGCTGGAAGGGCAGGGCGGGCAACCTCGCAAGAGCCTACGACATTCAGCCCGCAAAAAAGATTGGAACAAAAAGGAGTCTGTGTCTGGGTCCCCATTTGACCGGAGAGAAACGGGGACTAAGGGTCCCAACCCAGGGGAAGAAGGTGAGGGGCTTGGGGACAGGGTTCCCAATGGCATTCTGGCCAGCAGTGTTGGTGGAAGTGGCCCCAGTGGGTCGTATGGGGAGCCACCATATCCCtgcaaggaagaagaggagaatggCAAAGATGGGAGCGAGGACAGTGGGCAGAGTGGGAGTGAGGGGGGCAGTGGCCACACTGGCGCCCACTATGTGTACCGGCAGGAAGGCTATGAGACAGTGTCATATGGAGACAATCTCTATGTGTGCATCCCTTGCGCCAAGGGCTTCCCCAGCTCTGAGCAGCTCAATGCTCAcgtggagacacacacagaggaggaatTATTCATCAAGGAAGAAGGAGCTTATGAGACCGGCAGTGGGGGTGcagaggaggaggctgaggacCTGTCAACACCTAGTGCAGCCTATGCAGCTGAGCCTCGTCCTTTCAAGTGCTCAGTCTGTGAGAAGACCTACAAGGACCCGGCCACACTGCGGCAACACGAGAAGACACACTGGTTGACGCGGCCCTTCCCCTGCAACATCTGTGGCAAGATGTTCACACAGCGAGGCACTATGACACGCCACATGCGGAGCCACTTGGGCCTGAAGCCCTTTGCCTGCGATGAGTGTGGCATGCGCTTTACCCGCCAGTACCGCCTCACAGAGCACATGCGTGTACACTCAGGTGAGAAACCCTATGAGTGCCAGCTCTGTGGGGGCAAGTTCACCCAGCAGCGCAACCTCATCAGCCACCTGCGCATGCACACCTCCCCTTCCTAG
- the Tmem191c gene encoding transmembrane protein 191C has product MVEPLEQLLQLQKDNRDGRLRKQELEELVRGLEAESESLTGRLDELRERERSLQRRRSQASRAIRGEAREAARERAEQARGLLEAAEQHRLDLEQHNRKLQEEWEELSSQLFYYGGEELSQQRAEQRLGTQLAALQKHLELAEAKFTMQAEDLRQGAQRTEEAWASFQEQSGVLQELQGKVMEAAAALEATRGGAEPWNSQPRRVQDCVGSLMEEVARADCENRLFGGAGAGSIRLWALSALQTLLLLPLGFLALPLLYVALGKPDTVGQGLPSSLGSDTVFRRLRYTLSPLLELRARGLLPA; this is encoded by the exons ATGGTTGAACCGCTGGAGCAGTTGCTGCAGCTGCAGAAGGACAACCGCGACGGCCGCCTGcggaagcaggagctggaggagctggTGCGTGGGCTGGAAGCCGAGAGCGAGAGCCTCACCGGGCGTCTGGACGAGTTGCGCGAGCGCGAGCGCAG CCTGCAGCGGAGACGAAGTCAAGCGTCGCGGGCGATTCGAGGGGAGGCGCGCGAGGCGGCACGGGAGCGCGCGGAGCAGGCTCGTGGGCTACTGGAGGCCGCGGAGCAGCACCGACTGGACCTG GAGCAACACAATCGGAAGCTgcaggaagagtgggaggagctgTCCAGCCAG CTTTTCTACTATGGAGGAGAAGAGTTGAGTCAACAGCGAGCAGAGCAGCGACTGGGAACTCAGCTTGCGGCACTGCAG AAACATCTGGAGCTGGCGGAGGCCAAATTCACCATGCAGGCAGAGGACCTGCGACAG GGCGCGCAGCGTACGGAAGAGGCCTGGGCCAGCTTCCAGGAGCAGAGCGGAGTCCTGCAG GAGCTGCAGGGGAAGGTGATGGAGGCAGCGGCTGCGCTGGAGGCTACGCGTGGTGGCGCAGAACC GTGGAACTCGCAGCCTCGTCGGGTGCAGGACTGCGTGGGCTCACTCATGGAGGAGGTGGCCAGGGCTGACTGT GAAAATCGGCTGTTTGGCGGTGCGGGCGCTGGGAGCATCAG GTTGTGGGCGCTCAGCGCACTGCAGACGCTGCTGCTGCTCCCACTGGGCTTCCTGGCACTGCCGCTGCTCTACGTGGCGCTGGGGAAGCCCGACACCGTTGGCCAGGGGCTCCCGAGTAGTCTTGGCTCGGACACAGTCTTCCGTAGGCTGCGCTACACGCTGTCGCCTTTGCTTGAATTGCGCGCGCGCGGACTGCTGCCTGCTTAG